Proteins encoded by one window of Puntigrus tetrazona isolate hp1 chromosome 17, ASM1883169v1, whole genome shotgun sequence:
- the opn6b gene encoding opsin 6, group member b: protein MDIHNFLPSNVTVYRVSNGGETAIGVYLVILGWLSWIGNGVVILLLTKQRRSLEPQDFLTLNLAISDASIAIFGYSRGILEVFDVLRDQGYLIKMFWTCKVDGFLILLFGLISINTLTAISVIRYIKGCQPQHAHHVNKRNICLVIAAVWLCSLFWAGSPLLGWGSYRARRYGTCEIDWMQALYSVPVKLYVISIFFFNFFVPLFVIVFTYVSIIRTVNSSHKSSRGGDISERQRKIERSITRVSLILCAAFLLAWSPYAVISMWSAWGYQIPPLNSILASLFAKSASFYNPFIYIGMSSKFRKDLQALFYCLRPTSALRHTPPVPLARPGDVQLDVNGFKENESVDLNANENIQERKSESPPESERQDRPLPKSGKSVSPRGLMRKPSDSGRL from the exons ATGGACATCCACAATTTTCTTCCCTCAAATGTCACAGTCTACCGAGTGTCGAATGGAGGAGAAACGGCTATTGGTGTCTATTTGGTGATACTAG gaTGGCTTTCTTGGATTGGAAATGGGgttgtaatattacttttaacCAAGCAAAGAAGGTCTCTTGAACCACAGGATTTCTTGACTCTCAACCTTGCCATTTCTGATGCCAGCATTGCTATTTTTGGGTATTCTCGAGGAATCCTTGAAGTTTTTGATGTTCTTAGGGATCAAGGCTATCTTATAAAGATGTTTTGGACTTGCAAG GTGGACGGATTCCTAATCCTGCTCTTCGGACTCATCAGCATCAACACACTGACAGCCATCAGTGTCATCCGCTACATCAAAGGTTGTCAGCCTCAGCATG CTCATCACGTCAACAAGCGCAATATCTGCTTGGTCATAGCTGCTGTCTGGCTGTGCTCTCTGTTCTGGGCTGGGTCTCCGCTTCTAGGCTGGGGCAGTTACAGAG CTCGCAGGTATGGGACGTGTGAAATCGACTGGATGCAGGCGCTGTACTCCGTTCCGGTCAAGCTCTACGTCATCAGCATTTTCTTCTTCAACTTCTTTGTGCCACTATTTGTTATAGTTTTTACATATGTTTCCATCATCCGAACCGTCAACTCCAGCCACAAGTCCAGTCGTGGAGGAGATATCAGCGAGAGGCAGAGAAAGATTGAACGCAGCATCACACGG GTCTCCCTCATTCTGTGTGCGGCCTTCCTGTTGGCCTGGTCCCCGTATGCAGTCATTTCCATGTGGTCCGCCTGGGGTTACCAAATACCCCCACTCAACAGCATCCTGGCCAGCCTCTTCGCCAAGTCAGCGAGTTTCTACAATCCGTTTATCTACATTGGCATGAGCTCGAAGTTCCGGAAGGACCTGCAGGCTCTGTTCTACTGCCTCAGACCCACATCAGCGCTCAGGCACACCCCTCCTGTGCCATTGGCCCGGCCCGGTGATGTGCAGCTCGACGTCAACGGCTTTAAGGAGAATGAGTCGGTGGACcttaatgcaaatgaaaacataCAGGAGAGAAAGTCAGAGAGCCCTCCTGAATCAGAACGCCAGGACAGGCCTTTACCAAAGTCTGGAAAGAGTGTAAGTCCTCGTGGGTTAATGAGGAAACCAAGCGACTCGGGAAGACTTTAA